DNA from Candidatus Binatus sp.:
TGATAACGCTCGCTCGAAAAAATTGCCGCGCGCTTGATTGCGGCGAACAGCAAATCCCGCTTGACCATAATCTTGTACCTCGACTGCTTGGGGATTACGCCGCGGTAATCGGGGAACTCGCCCTCGACCAGCCGCATCGAGATTTCGGTCGCGCCACGCTTGAGGTATGCGAGCTGACCTTCGAGGTTCAAGCGCACTTCGGCGTCGCCACCCTCATCGAGAATTTTGCGCAGCTCCGAGAGTCCCTTTCGCGGAATGATCGCGCCGGCCTCCATCCTGAATCCCGGCACTTCGCGCTCGATCATCGCCAGCCGATGGCCGTCCGTTGCGACCATCCGCGCCGATCCGGGAGCGTTGCATTCAACGAACACGCCGCTCAAATTGTAGCGGGCTTCATCCGGACTGACCGCGAAGATCGTCTTGTCGATCATCCCGGCCAGCACGGCAGCCGGAATCGTCAATTCAGTCTTCAGTTGTTTCTTGGCCGGCGCTGAATCCTTGCCGGCGCTCTGACTTGGCATGGCAGGGAAGCTGCGCGGGTCCAGGCCCATCATTTTGAACTTCGCCCGGCCGCACTTGAGCTCGACCCAATCGCCGTCGAGCGAGGTCAGCGCGACTTCATCGCCTTCGGTCTCGCGCACGATTTCGAAAAGCTTGCGCGCGTTGAGCGTGAGGCTTTTTTCCTTGCCGGAACACGCGACCTGCGTGCGAATTCCGACTTCGAGGTCGGTGGCGCTCAAAGTCAGCGTATTTCCGTTGGGTTCGATCAGGACATGGCCGAGTATCGGAACCGTCGTGCGCCGTTCCACGATGCCCTGCACGAGTCCCAAACCGGTAAGCAGCGAAGCGCGCTCGATGGAGAGTCCCATGAATTGTTAGCCCGTCTCCTATTCCTAGATCTTAGATCTTTAAAAGAAAATAGCAGTAATAGTAGGAGTTGTGGATTTGTTGATTGATCGCGCAAGCGCCCGGAAATGAAAGCCGAACGATCGCTGAAAAGCTGTCAGCAGAAAAGCGGCTGACCGACAGGGCCGGCCTGGCGCGCACCGGCCCTGTCGATATCGATAGCCTTATGCCCACCTCATCCACAACCTTCGCCACATCGATTCACGCGGCATTGGCGCGAATCGATTTAAGCTCGCGCTCGATTTTCTCGATCGAGAGCCGGAATGCCGGATCGCTGGTGACGCGCCGCATGATCAGATTGTGCGCGTGAATCACCGTTGAATGGTCGCGCCCAAAATGCTCGCCGATCGTCGGAAACGAGCTGTCGGTCAGCCTGCGGCAGAGATACATCGCTACTTGACGGCAAAACGCGATGTGCTGGGTGCGCTTTTTCGACTTCAAATCCGTCAGCCGGATATGGAAAAAATCCGCAACCGTCTTCTGGATCGATTCGACGTCGGGCTTCGCGTCGGGACTTCGAATCAGATCCTGCAGCGCCTGCCGCGCGAAGTCCACGGTGATTGCTGATTGGTTGATCGAGGCCAGCGCCGCCAGCCGCGTCAGGCATCCCTCGAGCTCGCGCACGTTCGACGAGACGCTCTGCGCGATATACATCGCGACTTCCGGCGCCATCCGCAGATTATCGTGCACCGCCTTTTTCTGCACGATCGCCACCCGCGTCTCGAGGTCGGGTGGGGCGATGTCCGCGATCAATCCCGACTCGAACCGATTGCGCAGCCGATCCTCGAGCCCGGGGATTTCGCGGGGAACTTTGTCCGAGGTCAGGATGATCTGATGCCGCTCGGCGTGAAGCGCGTTGAAAGTATGGAAGAATTCCTCCTGGGTGCGCTCGCGGCCGGCCAGGAACTGCACGTCGTCGAGGATCAACGTATCGACCCGGCGAAATTTCTCGCGGAACTCGTCCATCTTGTCGCGCCGCAGCGAATTGATCATCTCGTTCATGAAAATTTCGGCCGGCATGAACAGCACTTTCCTCGGCCGATCGCCGCTGGCCCAGATATGGTGCCCGATGGCGGTCACCAGGTGAGTCTTGCCCAGTCCCACCCCGCCATAAATAAACAGCGGATTGTATTTCTCGCCCGGCTGGTTGGCGACCGCCTGCGCCGCGGCATGCGCGAACTGATTGGCCGATCCGACCACGAACTCCGCGAAACTGTAGCGCGGGTTCAGGCACGGATGCCGATCTCCACGCGGCGCGGCTGCCGCAGTCGCTCGATTCGCCGCGGTCGCCTTGCCGTTACCATTGCCATGCCCGTTGGCATGGCCACTGGCATGGCCATTGGCTGGGCGTTGCTGCGGCGTCGGCACGGCAGCATTTTCGCCGAGAGTCAGCCGCACCTGCATTTCCTCGCCTGCCTCGGCCGACAGCGCTGAGCGCATCAGGCTCAGGTAACGTTCGTTGATCCAATCGCGGAAAAACCGATTGGGCGCCTCGATTGTGACGGTCGATCCTTGATGAGCGACAAAATTGAGAGGTCCAATCCACGTCTCATAGCCGACCTGACCGAGCTCATCGCGGATGCGGTCAGAGGCCCTTTGCCACAAACCATTCATATCGTTTCCCCCTGGCAAACCCGGACTGCCCGCCATGCTCCGGGACTAGCGCGCGGAATCAAATGCCACGCGAATTACGCACAAGCTTATCCACATCTGTGGATAAGCCCCATTTCCCTTTTTGCAGCCGACAATTTGACCGCGCTGCACGCCGGACTATCAACTTGTCCGGGTTACGATCGGTTCTGTTGGGCTTAAAAGTCTGATCGAGAATGCGAGCGATATACACGCGCTTCAATGTCATATTCAACGCGCCGCAAATGAACCCTTGAGCGGAAAATGGTTCTTCAAAACAGGAAGTGTGCGGCCAAGTGAACGTGATAAACTTATTTCGCGGTGAGGACAAGCGCGGAAAAAATTTTGCCGCTATGCGGGCGGATTGAAAAGGAAATTTCGCGTGCGAGTGATCGCGCGCCGCGCGCGCAAAATTTCGCGCCGATCCTGCGATCGCGCAACTCCGCTCTGGAAGCCGTCACGCGCGATCTCAATTTTTCGCATCGCGGCGCAATTCGGTCCTGTTCTGACGCGTGCAATCGAATTTTTCTTCGCGATCGAAAAATTGTTTTTGATCGCTCCGGATCTTCAGGAGAATTGCGATGACATCCCGCAAAAAATCAGATGAACTCTTCAATCGCGCCAGTGTTAAGATTCCTGGTGCGGTGAATTCTCCCGTTCGCGCGTGGAAGGCCGTCGGCGCGATGCCAATTTTTATCGAAAGTGGCAGCGGTGCTACCTTGATCGACGCCGACGGCAACAGTTTTCTCGACTACGTTTGCTCCTACGGCCCTGCGATCCTCGGTCATGCCCATCCGCGCGTCACCCAAGCCATCGCCGAGCAGGCGCGGCTCGGTCTGGGCTTCGGCGCGCCGACCCGCCTGGAGATCGAGCTCGCGGAATTGATCTCATCGGCGATCAAATGCGCACAAAAAGTCCGGCTTGTCAGTTCGGGAACCGAAGCCGGCCTGACCGCGCTCAGGATCGCGCGCGCGGCGACCGGGCGTCCGAACATAATAAAGTTTGACGGATGCTATCACGGGCATAGCGACTCGATGCTGGTGCGCGCCGGTTCCGGCGGGTTGACTCTTGGTCAACCCGACAGCGCCGGCGTTCCATCGGCGCTTGCCGCGATGACGATGGTTGCGCGATATAACTGGATTGAGACAGTCGAAGGTTTATTCCGCGCCGCGCCTGACAAAATCGCCGCCGTGATCGTCGAGCCGGTCGCCGCCAACATGGGCGTCGTAAATCCCGACCCCGGCTCGCTGAAAGCTCTCGCCGAAATCGCGCACGATAACGGCGCTCTTCTGATCTGTGACGAAGTTATATCCGGGTTCAGGCTCTGCTTCGGATCGGTTGCTGAAAGTATGGGCATCGCGCCCGACCTCATCATGCTCGGGAAAATAATTGGCGGCGGGATGCCGGTGGGGGCAATCGCCGGCCCGGCTGAGATCATGGACTTGCTCGCACCGATTGGTCCGGTCTATCAGGCGGGAACGCTGTCGGGAAATCCGGTTTCCGTGCGCGCCGGGCTCGAAACGCTTCGCATTCTCAGGGAAACCAATCCGTACGCCGCGCTCGACGCCGCCGGCGCGCGGCTTGAAGCCGGACTGCGCGACGCGGTGAAGGAGCTGAGAACAAATGGCGGGTCGGGATGCGTCAATCGCGCAGGATCGTTGCTGACGATGTTCATCGGTCCAGAGCGCGTACGCGACGCCGACGAGGCTCGCACCTGCGACAGCGCCAAATTCGCGAAGTTCTTTCACGGGATGCTGGATCGCGGGATAAATATACCGCCGTCGCAGTTCGAGGCCATGTTCATCTCCACCGCGCATACCGATGCCGACCTCGACCGCACGATTGCCGCCGCTCGCGAATCTCTCGCGTCGATGCGACCATGATCGGTTCTGAGGTGAATCACCGTTGGCGCTGATACCCGGAAAGTACGCGCGGCCGCTCGCGATGGCGCTGGAGATCCCGATGTCGCCGATCGCGGGAGGGGTGTTGGGCTATTACATCGATGAATACTTTCAAACCGGGCCATGGTTCACCGGCATTCTCGCATTCGCGGGCTTCATTCACTCAATTTTGACGATCATCAGGATCGCCAAGGAAATACCCCCCGGTTCGGAAGGCTAGCGAGACGGCGGTGCGAAACGACCGTATTCCGACCATTGCGGCGATTCAGCGGATGAACCTCATCCTGGTGGCCGGCACGGCGATCGTTCTCTTTTATTTCGACTCAAGTTCCGCCGCCCTCGGATGTCTGCTCGGCGGCGCCGTCGTAATCGCCAACCTATGGCTGCTCAGCCTCTTCGGCGCGGCGATCCTTTCGGCCGCCGGCGCGGGCATCTCCGCCACCGCCGCCAAGTTTGGCGTTATGGCGATACCACTCAAGATGCTGATCGTAGCGGGCCTGGTCTATCTGCTCTTCAAACGCACCCACATTGACGGTCTGGGATTCGCGCTCGGGGTCTTGACTCAAATGACCGCTGCAATTATTGAAACCGGGCGTGCTTCGCTCCGCGGCGCCAGCTAAGATTGCCGCGGTGGAGATAATTCCTTGCAGCAGTCGATAAACTTCCTCGAAATGATCGGTGGGGGCAAAATCCCCGAGGTTCTGGTTGGAACCTGGCTGGTGATGGGGATACTGCTGATTTTCGCGTTTCTTGCGCGACGCTCGCTTGCCGCCGCCGCGGACCCAATCGTTTCCGACGATAAGATCACGTTGCACTCGGTTGCGGAGACCATCGTAGAGTGGGTCGACAGTTCCGTTTCTGAAGTTACCCAGATCCATCACTACCGCGGATTGGTCCCCTTCTTCGGCACGCTGTTTATGTTCATTCTGCTTGCGAACTTTCTCGGGCTCGTCCCGGGGATGGAACCTCCCACCGCCGATTCCGACCTTACTTTCGCGTTGGGAACGATTTGCTTCGCTTTCTACATCTACCAGGGGATGAAAGCGCAGGGCGTGGTCCGCTACTTGCGAACTTTTCTTGGACCGATGATTGCGGTTGCGCCGCTCATGCTCGTGATTGAAATCGCCGACAACCTGTTTCGCCCGTTTTCGCTCGGCGTACGTCTTTACGCGAACATGTTTGCCGATCACATGGTGCTCAGCATCTTCACCGGCTTGACCAAGTTGCTGGTTCCTCTGGCGTTCCTGACGCTTGGATCGATCGTGTGCGTTATACAGGCGATGGTCTTCATGATCCTGTCGATGGCGTATGTACGCCTTGCGGTCAGCCACGAACATTAGTCGAAAAGCATAAAATAGATTTTCATGCGCCCGAGATTCCGCCCGGAAATTGTGGTGGTAGAGGAAG
Protein-coding regions in this window:
- the dnaN gene encoding DNA polymerase III subunit beta, which gives rise to MGLSIERASLLTGLGLVQGIVERRTTVPILGHVLIEPNGNTLTLSATDLEVGIRTQVACSGKEKSLTLNARKLFEIVRETEGDEVALTSLDGDWVELKCGRAKFKMMGLDPRSFPAMPSQSAGKDSAPAKKQLKTELTIPAAVLAGMIDKTIFAVSPDEARYNLSGVFVECNAPGSARMVATDGHRLAMIEREVPGFRMEAGAIIPRKGLSELRKILDEGGDAEVRLNLEGQLAYLKRGATEISMRLVEGEFPDYRGVIPKQSRYKIMVKRDLLFAAIKRAAIFSSERYHGVKFALSAGTLTVSSTSPETGEASESLDVDFKSEEFAIGFNAAYVQDVLGVIAPGNDSTVELGLSDDVSPGVIRTESDQRYTYVVMPMRL
- the dnaA gene encoding chromosomal replication initiator protein DnaA, which produces MNGLWQRASDRIRDELGQVGYETWIGPLNFVAHQGSTVTIEAPNRFFRDWINERYLSLMRSALSAEAGEEMQVRLTLGENAAVPTPQQRPANGHASGHANGHGNGNGKATAANRATAAAAPRGDRHPCLNPRYSFAEFVVGSANQFAHAAAQAVANQPGEKYNPLFIYGGVGLGKTHLVTAIGHHIWASGDRPRKVLFMPAEIFMNEMINSLRRDKMDEFREKFRRVDTLILDDVQFLAGRERTQEEFFHTFNALHAERHQIILTSDKVPREIPGLEDRLRNRFESGLIADIAPPDLETRVAIVQKKAVHDNLRMAPEVAMYIAQSVSSNVRELEGCLTRLAALASINQSAITVDFARQALQDLIRSPDAKPDVESIQKTVADFFHIRLTDLKSKKRTQHIAFCRQVAMYLCRRLTDSSFPTIGEHFGRDHSTVIHAHNLIMRRVTSDPAFRLSIEKIERELKSIRANAA
- the hemL gene encoding glutamate-1-semialdehyde 2,1-aminomutase, which gives rise to MNSPVRAWKAVGAMPIFIESGSGATLIDADGNSFLDYVCSYGPAILGHAHPRVTQAIAEQARLGLGFGAPTRLEIELAELISSAIKCAQKVRLVSSGTEAGLTALRIARAATGRPNIIKFDGCYHGHSDSMLVRAGSGGLTLGQPDSAGVPSALAAMTMVARYNWIETVEGLFRAAPDKIAAVIVEPVAANMGVVNPDPGSLKALAEIAHDNGALLICDEVISGFRLCFGSVAESMGIAPDLIMLGKIIGGGMPVGAIAGPAEIMDLLAPIGPVYQAGTLSGNPVSVRAGLETLRILRETNPYAALDAAGARLEAGLRDAVKELRTNGGSGCVNRAGSLLTMFIGPERVRDADEARTCDSAKFAKFFHGMLDRGINIPPSQFEAMFISTAHTDADLDRTIAAARESLASMRP
- a CDS encoding AtpZ/AtpI family protein — its product is MALIPGKYARPLAMALEIPMSPIAGGVLGYYIDEYFQTGPWFTGILAFAGFIHSILTIIRIAKEIPPGSEG
- a CDS encoding ATP synthase subunit I; this translates as MRNDRIPTIAAIQRMNLILVAGTAIVLFYFDSSSAALGCLLGGAVVIANLWLLSLFGAAILSAAGAGISATAAKFGVMAIPLKMLIVAGLVYLLFKRTHIDGLGFALGVLTQMTAAIIETGRASLRGAS
- the atpB gene encoding F0F1 ATP synthase subunit A, with the translated sequence MQQSINFLEMIGGGKIPEVLVGTWLVMGILLIFAFLARRSLAAAADPIVSDDKITLHSVAETIVEWVDSSVSEVTQIHHYRGLVPFFGTLFMFILLANFLGLVPGMEPPTADSDLTFALGTICFAFYIYQGMKAQGVVRYLRTFLGPMIAVAPLMLVIEIADNLFRPFSLGVRLYANMFADHMVLSIFTGLTKLLVPLAFLTLGSIVCVIQAMVFMILSMAYVRLAVSHEH